In one Gracilinanus agilis isolate LMUSP501 chromosome 6, AgileGrace, whole genome shotgun sequence genomic region, the following are encoded:
- the LOC123251297 gene encoding olfactory receptor 6Q1, with protein sequence MQPYSGNWTLVTEFVMVGFAGVQEVRHLFFILFLLMYLFTVTENLAIILVVGLDHRLQRPMYFFLTHLSCLEIWYTSVTVPKMLSGFIGIAGGKTISYAGCLSQLFIFTFLGATECFLLAAMAYDRYVAICEPLRYVALVSWGTCIRLAAASWLLGFLTPILPIYLMNQLTFCSSNVIDHFFCDASPLLALSCSDVTLKEKVDFLISLAVLLVSSVVIAVSYGNIVWTLLHIHSAAERWKAFSTCAAHLTVVSLFYGTLFFMYVRTKMASSMNFNKVVSVFYSIVTPMLNPLIYSLRNKEVKGALGRAFSLKLFKGS encoded by the coding sequence ATGCAACCTTACTCGGGGAACTGGACCCTGGTGACTGAATTTGTCATGGTGGGTTTTGCTGGTGTCCAAGAAGTCCGCCATCttttcttcatcctcttcctcctcatgtACCTGTTCACTGTGACAGAGAACTTGGCCATCATCCTTGTGGTGGGCTTAGACCATAGGCTCCAGAGACCCATGTACTTCTTCCTGACCCATCTTTCTTGCCTTGAAATCTGGTATACTTCAGTCACTGTGCCCAAGATGCTGTCAGGATTCATTGGGATAGCTGGGGGCAAGACAATCTCGTATGCTGGCTGCCTGTCCCAACTTTTCATCTTTACCTTCCTTGGTGCCACAGAGTGTTTTCTGCTCGCTGCTATGGCATATGACCGGTATGTGGCTATTTGTGAGCCTCTACGTTATGTAGCTCTGGTGTCCTGGGGTACCTGCATCCGCCTGGCTGCTGCCTCCTGGCTGCTGGGTTTCCTCACCCCAATCCTGCCCATCTACCTCATGAACCAGCTCACATTCTGTAGTTCGAATGTCATCGATCACTTCTTCTGTGATGCATCGCCCCTGCTGGCACTCTCGTGCTCAGATGTCACACTGAAGGAGAAAGTTGACTTCCTGATTTCACTGGCTGTGCTTCTGGTCTCATCCGTGGTCATTGCCGTGTCCTATGGTAACATTGTCTGGACGTTACTGCACATACACTCGGCGGCAGAACGCTGGAAGGCTTTTTCCACCTGTGCTGCCCACTTGACGGTTGTGAGCCTTTTCTATGGGACACTTTTCTTCATGTATGTCCGGACCAAGATGGCCTCCTCTATGAACTTCAATAAAGTGGTGTCAGTGTTCTACTCTATTGTCACGCCCATGCTCAACCCTCTCATCTATAGCCTTCGAAACAAGGAGGTGAAGGGCGCCCTGGGCAGAGCCTTCTCACTCAAGTTGTTtaaagggtcatga